In Carassius gibelio isolate Cgi1373 ecotype wild population from Czech Republic chromosome B17, carGib1.2-hapl.c, whole genome shotgun sequence, the genomic stretch ATGAAGGTTATAGttagtctctgtgtgtgttgtgtcatCACATACTGGAGAACAGCTGACACTGTAACTGTACAGTATTAATTAACATCTAGGTGTCTCCATTTAATAATAACCAGCAGGACCTGTGCAGTTTGAGGCGCTCATGTGGATTGGTAAAAGTGCTGCAGTTGACTGAAGTGTTTAAAGAATGGTGCTGCACTAATGGACTGAATGTGTTAATGGTGTGTGATGATAACAGCTGTAACGGTGCTGACGCTCTGAGTTCATCGAGATGTCAGACTCCTCGCAGACGCCTCATGCTGATGGATGTGCACTCGCAAACTGTGTTTTCTGCATGCTGCCTTCATCAGAACTGAGCAGTCATGggaatgagtgtttgtgtgtgaactgGATTTACTACAGTATCTGGCTGGAGGGGGCGGGATGACAAAACCCTGACCGCATCTGAACTAGTTATTCATGCAGAACatttaaccaaaaaataaatgtaaaaaaaaaaaaaaaaaaagatctttaaaTTTTAATCTTAATTGAATCTTAAAttctttacctttttatttaaaatgtaattgaatcaAACCAGAAAACAAGAGTATTCACAACAAATGATGTCAGAGTAGAAACCAGACCGGACCGGAGTTAAATAAACTGCAtaactattttttaataaattgattaaattattattataatttttattttatggactGTGCACTACACACCGCAGTCTGTAAAAGGGgtccatttatattttattttttttatttttttataatatgcatTGGAGTAAATTGCATAAAGCATGAAAATTTGACACATTTCTCTCTTCTGACCAATATTATCTTGATATGGTTTCCCTCTTATGTAAACTTTTATTGCTATTGGAGCAAATATGAAAAAGATCCAAAGCTATTAAAATTTGTTCTGTATCAGTGTTATTTGTGTAATATTATAATCTATTTTTaatctttgtattatttttgtagttTAACGGAACAAAACCAAAAAATGATGATTAACCCAAGTCAAAAAATCTACATGCCAAGTGGCTGTAAATATGTaagacagtattttttttataaatgcaccaAATTGCTCTTTTGCATGAAAGGCACAAATAACCTACAGTTACACCCTGGTTACAAAACCTAAATCACTCTCCACTGGACTACACATTAAAATAACCGTTGTTCTGCCCAGTCCTCCATCAGGCTTGTCGTGTGAATGTGTTTGACGGCTGTTTTGGGCGGTTACTGATGGGTGACTCTCGTTTCAGGAAGCATCTATTCTAGTCCTGGACTTTACAGCAAGACCATGACCCCTACCTATGACTCTCGGGACGGCAGCCCTCTGTCCCCCACCTCAGCGTGGTTCGGAGACAGTCCTCTGTCAGAAGGCAATCCCAGCATCCTCGCTGTCAGCCAGCCCATCACCTCACCTGACATCCTGCTCAAGATGTACAAACCACAGTCCCTCCTGGACAAGGCCAAGATCAACCAGGGGTAAGCTGGGACAGATGTGGTGTGAGAAGACTCTGTGATCCAGGAGCTTGTGCTCAGTTTCCTCTGAATGTGTTTGTGAAGGTGGCTGGACTCCTCCAGATCTCTGATGGAGCAGGATGTGAAGGAGAACGAGGTTCTTCTGCTCCGGTTCAAGTATCACAGCTTCTTTGACCTCAACCCAAAGGTCAGTGTCTTTTGCACTTTTTCATGTATAATCGTATGCACACAATGCTGAATAGGGCAGTCCAGAACTACACACAagctcttaaaggggtcatgtacATGACTTCAGTGCAGTGCTTTGATGCTTTAAATATAATGCTGTAATCAACACTTTTCCTCATTAGTTCATCCTGGCATAATAAAAGTCTTCAAGAGAGTTCCACATCTAATGCTCATTTCATATGCAAAGATAtcagccaatcatagcagtgtcTCACAGTGGACACGCCCCTTTCAACAGTGTTCAGATCAGAAGCTAAAAATGTGGGTTGAAAATGACAATTTATTTCTACATTGaccatttttaattcaaataccATACTAAGATTATAAGTGCACCTCAGGAAACAGAAAATATTGCATTTCATGAGCTCTTTAAGGTTGTATATGAGTAAGTTATTTACAGTGTGCATTATGCTCACCTGTAGGGATGTACGCACTTGTGTTGTCAGGACGGTGTGATGGAAGTGGTGTTGTGGTGTCATGTTTTAACCCTCTCCTGACCCCTGCAGTATGATGCCATCAGGGTGAACCAGCTGTATGAGCAGGGCAAGTGGGCCATCCTGCTGGAGGAGATCGAATGCACCGAGGAGGAGATGATGATGTTCGCCGCCCTGCAGGTACCTGCACGTCCCAGCCACGGCTGCATTTATGCTCGGTTTGTTAGGACTGCTGTGTAAGCTCACTGTTTGACAGTGTACAGTCTTCACTCGGGTCCTCTGGCCCTGTTAATGAATTGGTTGGGCTCTGTGCCTGACTGTGTAGCATCTGCAGCGTGCAAACCTTTGGCCAGTGATGACCCTGCTATTTCAGACCCTCATAAATGTTGAGTGCTAACACCTCAGGACGCCTCACTGTCTTCACATCATGTAAATATAGAGCGGGCGTCTGTCCGAGGGAGGAGGGACATGGGAGACCACCCAGAGTCTCAGTGTCCAGCAGGGATTGTGGAGGTGTACCAGTGGAGTCGACTCTCTCTGTTTACGTACAGTGAGTTTAAATTAGTCCCGTCTGTCCCTCCCCATCCGTCCACACCACGTTCAGTTGGAGGATACGAGTCTGTCTCTGAACGTGTCTCTGGGTAGAAGAGCTCAGCGCTGTCAAACATCAGCAGCTCTAAGTTTAGCCAGCATTATAGCGAGGCTGTTAACCGCTGAGAGAAATCTGTGTGTCATTCACCTACTAACTACTCTTATCTGAGCAGAGAGATGGTGACATGACATACCCCTTAGCCTCTATTTTGAAAGCAGATCTGTCATCAGCGTACAGTGAAATCTGCTTCTGTAGTCCAACTGTCTGCTGTAGCACCATGGGGATCGATTGACAGCTCATCGTAATTAGGAGAATGAAGTCACATGCTTCAAACTAATACATGAGTactgttatatataaaaatatatattattttaaattgaaaactcattggggaaaaaaaactactagtgtatcaatgatactaaaataacactgatacagaaaattataaataaattaaattaaaatgaagactatatatatatatatatatatatatatatatataaatattttaatttttattttgaattgaaaaCCCATTGAAAAATGAAgaagaatattaaaataacacttttacagaaaattataaaataataaacaaatgtaaatgttgtcTGGTCATTCCTGGAGGTCAAAGTACATATTacattagctttttttatttgtaatttattttgtaagtatttttgcAGCATGTATGAATACAGTTTAAAACCATTCcatgaaaacaaatataaaacagttacatTTCACCATTGCATAAAGGTTTCAAatctaaaaaacacatttaaaatgacgaattcagttttatttaattgtgaAAATCACCAAGTAATAGTGTAGCTTGCGAAATGTGGGACAGGAGTGAATATTTTTCCTGTTGGGAGGTCgaagtaaatatttaatttattttattttaatttattttgtaagagTTTGATGATGTGCAGCTCTGGAACAGAGGAAGTGTGTGAATAATTTTATCTAATTCatgaaaatgctaaaaaaataaaataattcacatgcatgcattttaaaaatactttttaacttttaagttgacaatttgtttcattttttggtTAAATTAGATGTGGTAGAGGGTTAAATCTAAAAgaatttacaatattaatataatgaattaataaatggtaatggcgtgtttttttttgtgtttttttttttgttttgtttttgcagtaccACATCAACAAGCTGTCCATCATGTCTTCAGACAATCACTTGAACAACAGTGAGAAGGAGATCGATGAGGTTGATGCGGCTCTGTCGGATCTGGAGATCACTCTGGAGGGAGGAAAGACGTCCAACACGCTGGTACTGCAACACATGCAATAATGATCCTTCATTCAGTTCATCACAAATACTTCATCTAAACGCTCCAACCTCCTTAACTATGGCGTTATATGTGTGCCTCAATCCTGAGCAAGGAACTGTAAGTTTTGAGCACAGACAACTATATTTTGCaagcacattacattatattttgaacagaaattaacaatcgcaaaaaaaaaaattgtttgctcATAACTTACAGTCCCTCGCTCAGGATTGAGGCACACATATAACACCACAGTTAACCAGCAACGATATACATCACATTAAACGTTAATTATGAGGAACGACTGTAGACATTAGAAATATTATTCACGTTGCTTTTCATTCCATAACAAAATCACCAAGTATTACTTCAAACTAAGTCATTCAAACAAaggaataattttcaaaaatgacTGGTTTGATCGTGTAAGCGATTCATATCCTCTGGAGTTTGAGTGCACAGCATTAGACTGCAGACAGAGTCTAATCATAAGAAGCATGCTGAATATTTCTCTTACTGTGACTTTTATAACTTTATTAATACACTTTGTGTTCTCAGGGTGACATCACATCAATTCCTGAACTGGCTGACTACGTCAAAGTCTTCAAGTGAGTTGAAGGATTGCTGAGGTTTATTGTTTTTGGTCTCATAAGCTTTAATTAGTGCaaggcaaataataataaaaaagcaaggCTTTTTGTCACACATATAGACTCTATGTATTAGtccatttaaagtgtaaatattgtcatttcCTCTACACTAGTGGCAGCAAAACAAGCTAAATGTGTCTGCTTATTAATAATGCTTATCATAATGTGCTTATATTTTGCTATATTGAAAGAGCGTGAGTCACAGACCTGATTTATCAGAGGAATTTCCCTTTGACCTCTTGCTCATACCTCAGACCAAAGAAACTGACTCTGAAAGGATACAAGCAGTACTGGTGCACGTTCAAGGACATCACCGTCTCCTGCTACAAGAGCCGTGAGGAGGCCCAGGGCACGCCGGCGCACCAGATGAACCTGAGAGGTGACCGCtcgccacacacactcacacactcacaaacactgtGTGTTTACCACAGCTCATCTGCTGTCTCTCTGCAGGCTGTGAAGTCACACCAGATGTCAACATCTCCGCTCAGAAATTCAACATCAAGCTGCTAATTCCTGTAGCAGATGGTATGAATGAGATCTGGCTGCGCTGTGATACTGTGAGTGAGACACGTCTATCGATAGCCACACATTAATGTGCAATAAATCAACTCACGTCTTCATTTGTCTTTACAAAGAACTGGAGCGTGTTACTTGAGACTTCAAAAGTAATTCAGGGTTAACTCAAACTGAAACTATAAAAAACAGCATCTCAGTGGTAGTAAACGAACCGTGGCACTCTGTCCGTGTCCTTCAGGAGAGGCAGTACGCTCAGTGGATGGCTGCTTGCCGTTTGGCCTCCAAAGGGAAGACGATGGCAGACAGTTCCTACAACTTGGAGGTCCAGAACATTCTGTCCTTCCTGAAGATGCAGCACATGAATCCTGATCCTCAGATCATAGAGCCCATCACCACCGACATCAACCCTGAGTGTCTGGTGTCTCCACGATACCTGAAGAAGTACAAGAACAAGCAGGTAAGAGAGAATACAGACCGACACTGACGACAGACAGGGAGGCAGGTCCAGAGACTCGTATACTAATACATAGcaatatgttttcatttatttatttactaatgcaTGCAAGTGAAGCAAAGTCATTGTTGAAagatgttgacatttttgctgctCATTTTTACATCAGGTTCTTAATGCGAAGTCACAAAACTAAGCTACTTTGGTCTTTAGCTTCATTGACAAAAAAAGTGCATTCGaatgattataataatgattttaaagGTATATATGCTTAGCAATGGAATAATttgttttctatatttatatgcatttttgtgTTTTCTGACATTATGAACCACATGAATGTGTGTAAATCAGTGAAAAGAAATGAAGGTTTCAGATCTAAAATGTATGCATGGATTGCTTGTGCAGAACACCCCTTGTGTCCAGTTGTTGTTGTAGTTGATTGGAAAGGGAGAGTAAAGTGAAAGTATGTAGGGAGGGCTGTGTGTGGGAGTGGACAGACGGCTCCTGTGCTGCTGGTGTCGTCTTACAGTGACCCTGGACTCAGTCCAGCTCTGGGATGCTGGGGGATGGTGGGCTTCCTGTCCTCACATCTCACTCACCCCCCCCAGGAGAGGGCTCTTCAGAACAGGCGGGAAAAACTACAGGAAACAAGCCATGCCTGGGAGTGTGGAGAAGAAGACAGCAGCTTGTTTGTGAGAGTCATCAGAGTCTGCAGGATTTCTTAGTGCTTCTTATACATGCATCAGAGGCTTCCTCTGGGATCTTATTCCTGGAGGACGTGGGTCAGAAAGCACTGAACTTTGGGAAACCAGGATAGATGACTTTCTCACTTCCAGACTCCGCACGATCAGGAAAGCGGATGTTTTCATCCAAATGGGGGGATTTCAGAGGTCTCTGTCGTGTTCCTGGGTTTAAATGTGTGTGGTGCCACCTTGTGGAGTCAAGGCTGTAGAGTTTGAAGTGTGACCTAACATTTCAGGTTTATCAGAAACTACAGCTCAAGCATGAACTTTGAACCCattttatatgttaaaaaaccTTCTGATTTGTGcttaaaaattatttcttttacttttttttttttttactttttttgtagatAATCTGAtctaaaatgttgttgtttttttagatgttggtTTGAACAAGCCTTGCCTGaaagttaataataatttgaaaagatTGAAGTTTGAAAGGTTTTACACCGAGAAGTTAAAGACAGACAGACCAATAAAAACTACATCTGACCCCATTATAGTCCTCTACTGATAGCTGATGGGTATTATCATGATTTTGTTAGTATGCATTAGCATGTTTTTTAATATGTAACTGAGCGATGCATAGTTTTAAACATCGCTTACATCTTTTAGCACAAATTTTTGCATATTTCCAACATGTTTAGCACACTGCTGGTATGAtttatgttgctagcatgtttctttctgtttccttttgTTGCCTGTTTAGCATGTACGAGTTAacatgttgctagaatgttttagaatattttagctttacaatattttacaataatagcaAACAATGACTCTTTTTCTATAAGAGGCATCGTATGAAGCTTTTGACCCTCAGTGAAGGTGTGTGTGGAACTGTTCTGACACTGGAGCTCTGAAACTCAGATCGGTTAGAAAAGATGGAGTATACAGAGCTCCAACATCCTGGAGGTTTGTGCCAAGTTTGGCCCTCATAGCTTTCATTATTCTAGGACGAGTTGGTCTCAGAAGAATAACAAGCTTAGTAGATCAGTGTGTTGGCATTgacaagccaacataataaaccGTGAGAATAACCGATCAGTGCAAAAACCGCTTCCTCTGGATTGTCCTATTTTAATCACAAGGATGAATCTTCAGTTTGATCACCCCAGACTACAGTAGTCTTCTGCTTGGAGTCAGATCAACTCTGCTAGCGGACACGTTTCTACATCTGCTCAATCTGTCCAGTCAGTCCGGCTGGATATAATGTGATCTCGGTGTATTGTGCTCCTCCGATCTCTCCTGTCCAGCTGATGCTCGTGGTCCTCCTCTGCTGTAAACTCACACACGCACCCTGCTCTTTTCTCTCGCTGTACATTAACGGTTGTTTTGACTCTGTTATTCTGCTTGTTTGCTGCTTTATTCATTGATTTGCTTTTCCCTTGTTTCCTCTGCGTGTTCCTCTTCCTGTTTCCACCCTCCTCAGCCAGGCTTTGTCAGGGACTTGGTAAGTCACTCTTTGACAGCTGGTGAATGTCCGTGACTCACTAACACTGGTGCTGTCTTACTCCAGAGATCCTCCCATTAACCTCTTCACCATTTATAGCTGTAGCTCACCCCAAAGCTCAAGTTTCATGTGTTGAGTCACTGGTGTCTCCTTCAGTCTAAGCATGATTATATCCTAAAATATATTATCATCATGCACAATCattgtattgttatattattttacatgcacAATATAGTTTTCCACAGAGCCCTAAATAGACATGGTGATGGTAGAAAAACAAAGATGCGTTTTTCgttctctcaaaacttttgcaCTCCCCAGATAAATGTAGTGTTTGTTTGCAAAACGTTTGTGTTGGAAAAATGAGGTGCGAGGAAAAGTACTTGAATGTAGTAGTTCTGCAAGAGATCGTGAAGTTTTTTGGCTGAATGCGATACATTTGCGAGAGAATGTGAAGTTTCATAGGAGGAAGCAGAAGCACTGAAATTGATTTTCCTCCCTTTTCTTCCTTCACCATGTGCTCTCTGGGTCTCTGTAGTTGCCACTATAATCAACACATTTGTCTCATAGTACATCTAAAATCTGATGGAGATATGTATTTGAAAAGGGCTTCTGTTTCAGAGAGTCTGTAGCTCAGATTGAAGCTTTCATGAGGCACATAACTGATCTGGAGACCCCTGTGACGTCACTCCTTCCTCCTGATGGGAAAATGTTTCTGTTCTGGGGATATAGGGACTAAACGACAGTAGTTATGCCGCATGTCATAATGGATCATAAGCGATGCTTGAACAACAGGAGCATCTCGTGTGTTCACTGTAACATGTGGTGATTGACGTGTCTGGTGTTTCATTCTTCTCTGGGGTGGTCTTCTGAGGACCTTCTGCTGAAGATATGATGGCTTCTAGCACTTGTGTGTTAATGTTCACTCATGCATCTCTCAGATCTCCGGCCGTATTCTTGAAGCCCATCAGAACGTGGCACAGATGAGCCTCATCGAGGCCAAGATGCGCTTCATACAGGCCTGGCAGTCCTTGCCCGAGTTTGGAGTCACCCATTTTCTTGCCAAGTGAGTGTCGCCTAAACCTGACGTTTCTGTCTCTCAGATATCTCGATTACCTGTTTGCCAATAAAAATCTCCTTTTTAAAGTTCACAGTTCATTCTGGTTTCaacataatttattcaccttcatgttgttcgaAACCCATATAATTaactttcttctgcagaaatTATTGAGTGATGCTTTCATTGTAATTTTAACCCCCAACTGATCTGTAAATCACTGAAACCATTGAGTCAGTAAGTTGGATTCAAGGACCAGATCAAGCAATTCTTAGGAAAGATTTGGCTCAAGAAATCAATTGTTCACAAATTGGACAGCGCTACTTCTTGCATGAATTCTCATGGACATGCCAAGTAGAGTTTCAGTGCATAACAACATAGTCTTTAAGCCTTGCACAAATAGGGGACATAGCTTTGGAAGGCTTATAAAGAATTTAAGTGCACAAATCGAGTGGGCTACATTATTTACATGGGCTATGTAATTTGTGGTTTTTGTGTTATGAGTatgtaatgacatgagggtgagtaaatgacacaaTCTACATTTACTCATGTCTTCTCCTATATCTTTCATTTCTTCCCATTTTCTCATCAAAATCTGTTTGGATAAACAGCAAGCATGTAATTGTTAAATTGCTTCACATTAGGTTCCAGGGTGGCAAGAAAGACGAGCTGATTGGCATCACCTACAACAGACTGATCCGTATGGACGCCGGCACAGGAGACGCCATCAAGACCTGGCGCTTCAGCAACATGAAGCAGTGGAACGTCAACTGGGAGATAAAGATGGTGAGACTCTCGACTGGTCATGAGGTTATGAATGAGGCTCTGTGTTAACCGTTTCATCAGGTAAATGGCCTCATAACATCATAGCCCTTTATCACAGAGGAACTGATTCCCAGAAGTTCTCATTTTTCAGTGTGCTTTATTCACCTAGTTGAATAAATGCCTGTTAAAATTAACATCTGATTTCAAAATCTGGACattttcagacacaggtgaagaGATATTCTGATGATTACTGTGCTCAATGTTTTAATCTAACGTAAGCTGATCTGAGAAAGCTGTGGCTCGTGAACATTAGAGCGGTGAATTACCATTAAAGTCATGATATGATCCATATCACAATACAGGACTGCACTCAATATCTCCTTGGCAGAATTTGGTAAAACAGCTGTTTGTGTAACACTGCATACTATATAGAGCCATTGCTAACTAAAGGCAGAGCAGGCAGTTCACCTCTGCATTATGAAGGGCCTCCATAACTCTACcacagaacaataaaataactattgAACACATCatcatttttctcagtaaatatat encodes the following:
- the fermt2 gene encoding fermitin family homolog 2 isoform X1, encoding MALDGIRMPDGCYADGTWELKMNVTDLNRDVSLRVTGEIHIGGVMLKLVEKLDVKKDWSDHALWWEKKKTWLLKTHWTLDKYGIQADARLLFTPQHKLLRLQLPNMKHMRVKVNFSDRVFKAVSDICKTFNIRHPEELSVLRKPRDPKKKKKKLEEAEEEALELEGPLLTPGSASEILYIGPVKGSIYSSPGLYSKTMTPTYDSRDGSPLSPTSAWFGDSPLSEGNPSILAVSQPITSPDILLKMYKPQSLLDKAKINQGWLDSSRSLMEQDVKENEVLLLRFKYHSFFDLNPKYDAIRVNQLYEQGKWAILLEEIECTEEEMMMFAALQYHINKLSIMSSDNHLNNSEKEIDEVDAALSDLEITLEGGKTSNTLGDITSIPELADYVKVFKPKKLTLKGYKQYWCTFKDITVSCYKSREEAQGTPAHQMNLRGCEVTPDVNISAQKFNIKLLIPVADGMNEIWLRCDTERQYAQWMAACRLASKGKTMADSSYNLEVQNILSFLKMQHMNPDPQIIEPITTDINPECLVSPRYLKKYKNKQPGFVRDLISGRILEAHQNVAQMSLIEAKMRFIQAWQSLPEFGVTHFLAKFQGGKKDELIGITYNRLIRMDAGTGDAIKTWRFSNMKQWNVNWEIKMVTVEFADEPSLAFICAEVDCKVVHEFIGGYIFLSTRAKDQNESLDEEMFYKLTSGWI
- the fermt2 gene encoding fermitin family homolog 2 isoform X2, which produces MALDGIRMPDGCYADGTWELKMNVTDLNRDVSLRVTGEIHIGGVMLKLVEKLDVKKDWSDHALWWEKKKTWLLKTHWTLDKYGIQADARLLFTPQHKLLRLQLPNMKHMRVKVNFSDRVFKAVSDICKTFNIRHPEELSVLRKPRDPKKKKKKLEEAEEEALELEGPLLTPGSASEILYIGPVKGSIYSSPGLYSKTMTPTYDSRDGSPLSPTSAWFGDSPLSEGNPSILAVSQPITSPDILLKMYKPQSLLDKAKINQGWLDSSRSLMEQDVKENEVLLLRFKYHSFFDLNPKYDAIRVNQLYEQGKWAILLEEIECTEEEMMMFAALQYHINKLSIMSSDNHLNNSEKEIDEVDAALSDLEITLEGGKTSNTLGDITSIPELADYVKVFKPKKLTLKGYKQYWCTFKDITVSCYKSREEAQGTPAHQMNLRGCEVTPDVNISAQKFNIKLLIPVADGMNEIWLRCDTERQYAQWMAACRLASKGKTMADSSYNLEVQNILSFLKMQHMNPDPQIIEPITTDINPECLVSPRYLKKYKNKQISGRILEAHQNVAQMSLIEAKMRFIQAWQSLPEFGVTHFLAKFQGGKKDELIGITYNRLIRMDAGTGDAIKTWRFSNMKQWNVNWEIKMVTVEFADEPSLAFICAEVDCKVVHEFIGGYIFLSTRAKDQNESLDEEMFYKLTSGWI
- the fermt2 gene encoding fermitin family homolog 2 isoform X4; this translates as MALDGIRMPDGCYADGTWELKMNVTDLNRDVSLRVTGEIHIGGVMLKLVEKLDVKKDWSDHALWWEKKKTWLLKTHWTLDKYGIQADARLLFTPQHKLLRLQLPNMKHMRVKVNFSDRVFKAVSDICKTFNIRHPEELSVLRKPRDPKKKKKKLEEAEEEALELEGPLLTPGSGSIYSSPGLYSKTMTPTYDSRDGSPLSPTSAWFGDSPLSEGNPSILAVSQPITSPDILLKMYKPQSLLDKAKINQGWLDSSRSLMEQDVKENEVLLLRFKYHSFFDLNPKYDAIRVNQLYEQGKWAILLEEIECTEEEMMMFAALQYHINKLSIMSSDNHLNNSEKEIDEVDAALSDLEITLEGGKTSNTLGDITSIPELADYVKVFKPKKLTLKGYKQYWCTFKDITVSCYKSREEAQGTPAHQMNLRGCEVTPDVNISAQKFNIKLLIPVADGMNEIWLRCDTERQYAQWMAACRLASKGKTMADSSYNLEVQNILSFLKMQHMNPDPQIIEPITTDINPECLVSPRYLKKYKNKQISGRILEAHQNVAQMSLIEAKMRFIQAWQSLPEFGVTHFLAKFQGGKKDELIGITYNRLIRMDAGTGDAIKTWRFSNMKQWNVNWEIKMVTVEFADEPSLAFICAEVDCKVVHEFIGGYIFLSTRAKDQNESLDEEMFYKLTSGWI
- the fermt2 gene encoding fermitin family homolog 2 isoform X3, whose amino-acid sequence is MALDGIRMPDGCYADGTWELKMNVTDLNRDVSLRVTGEIHIGGVMLKLVEKLDVKKDWSDHALWWEKKKTWLLKTHWTLDKYGIQADARLLFTPQHKLLRLQLPNMKHMRVKVNFSDRVFKAVSDICKTFNIRHPEELSVLRKPRDPKKKKKKLEEAEEEALELEGPLLTPGSGSIYSSPGLYSKTMTPTYDSRDGSPLSPTSAWFGDSPLSEGNPSILAVSQPITSPDILLKMYKPQSLLDKAKINQGWLDSSRSLMEQDVKENEVLLLRFKYHSFFDLNPKYDAIRVNQLYEQGKWAILLEEIECTEEEMMMFAALQYHINKLSIMSSDNHLNNSEKEIDEVDAALSDLEITLEGGKTSNTLGDITSIPELADYVKVFKPKKLTLKGYKQYWCTFKDITVSCYKSREEAQGTPAHQMNLRGCEVTPDVNISAQKFNIKLLIPVADGMNEIWLRCDTERQYAQWMAACRLASKGKTMADSSYNLEVQNILSFLKMQHMNPDPQIIEPITTDINPECLVSPRYLKKYKNKQPGFVRDLISGRILEAHQNVAQMSLIEAKMRFIQAWQSLPEFGVTHFLAKFQGGKKDELIGITYNRLIRMDAGTGDAIKTWRFSNMKQWNVNWEIKMVTVEFADEPSLAFICAEVDCKVVHEFIGGYIFLSTRAKDQNESLDEEMFYKLTSGWI